From a single Desulforegula conservatrix Mb1Pa genomic region:
- a CDS encoding response regulator, with protein sequence MAEHNISVSGSQKTRILILDDEAIVCKRLSPAFQKAGYSVETFNDSASAKARIDTDRFDIVITDLKMEGLDGMKFLEHVKETWPETSVIVITGFATPDTAKESFRKGAFDFVAKPFKLGEILDTVKRLEAKIKG encoded by the coding sequence ATGGCAGAGCATAATATTTCCGTTAGCGGATCACAAAAGACCAGAATTTTGATTCTGGACGACGAGGCGATAGTCTGCAAGCGTCTGTCTCCGGCATTTCAGAAAGCCGGATATTCTGTCGAAACATTCAATGACAGTGCTTCGGCAAAGGCGAGAATCGACACCGACCGTTTTGATATTGTAATAACAGATCTCAAAATGGAAGGGTTGGATGGCATGAAATTCCTTGAGCATGTGAAGGAAACATGGCCCGAGACTTCTGTCATTGTAATCACAGGTTTTGCGACGCCTGATACAGCCAAGGAATCCTTCCGTAAAGGAGCTTTTGACTTTGTTGCAAAACCTTTCAAGCTGGGTGAGATTCTGGATACAGTTAAAAGACTTGAGGCAAAAATAAAGGGATAG